One genomic window of Vibrio rhizosphaerae includes the following:
- a CDS encoding GspE/PulE family protein, with protein sequence MMSQLLRLLHSEHYLTQEQLTMLAQQSGHHATGPLKTLLDSQLMTARQIADFIARHLKMRRIDISPADVAICQQFDISELMQLYLALPIAIRHEWLTLAVGDPTIPHLREDFQFATGLNIDVVVADAEQLQEAIAYYESRDNIGQSLPAQNRLDEYVIQEDHDDYQTTDIQPNDAPVTQFILQLIQEAHQRRASDIHFEPYEQTYRIRMRINGLLLTTHTPSNKVSRRLASRLKVLANLNIAERRLPQDGRIKLGSLLTIDVDLRISTLPTQWGEKIVIRLLNSHQMELHPDQLGFSAAQHEMFLQAIQHPQGMILITGPTGSGKTVTLYSALTWLNDESRNISTVEDPIEIALSGVNQIQVNEKIGLSFSHILRALLRQDPDILMIGEIRDPETAQMAFRAAQTGHLVFSTLHTNSAYEALTRLIYMGLETYHILPTIRLVVAQRLLRKLCPHCKVAVQLAPELCQRWPILNEGSIYQPSPQGCHACIAGYQGRFSIYDMYHPSQFSTFSAQTSHHQEAHQPLPGNNTTAGLWHEGIEKVRQGVTAYEEIVRVLGTPPTAVSTQTYAVSPLQYTTNRGDDHATADT encoded by the coding sequence ATGATGAGCCAATTACTTCGACTGCTCCACTCAGAACACTACCTGACACAAGAACAATTGACCATGCTGGCGCAACAGTCTGGTCATCATGCCACCGGGCCACTCAAAACCCTGCTGGATTCTCAACTGATGACGGCAAGACAGATCGCCGATTTTATTGCCCGGCATCTCAAGATGCGCCGGATCGATATCAGCCCTGCTGATGTAGCAATCTGCCAGCAATTCGATATCAGTGAGCTGATGCAGCTTTATTTAGCGCTGCCAATCGCTATCCGGCATGAATGGCTGACACTGGCCGTCGGCGATCCAACGATCCCTCACCTTCGAGAAGATTTTCAGTTTGCAACCGGACTCAATATTGATGTGGTTGTTGCGGATGCTGAACAGCTACAAGAAGCCATTGCCTATTACGAATCCAGAGACAACATCGGCCAGAGTCTCCCTGCACAGAACCGATTGGATGAATACGTGATCCAAGAAGATCATGATGATTACCAGACAACGGATATCCAACCCAACGATGCCCCGGTTACGCAGTTCATTCTCCAGCTGATTCAGGAAGCCCATCAAAGGCGTGCATCCGATATTCATTTCGAACCCTATGAGCAGACGTATCGTATCCGCATGAGAATCAATGGATTACTTCTGACAACCCATACACCATCGAATAAAGTCAGTCGCAGACTCGCATCCCGCTTGAAAGTATTAGCCAACCTAAACATTGCAGAACGCCGCTTACCGCAAGACGGGCGGATCAAGCTCGGCTCTCTATTGACAATCGATGTCGATCTCCGGATATCAACACTACCGACACAGTGGGGAGAGAAAATAGTGATTCGTCTTCTTAACAGTCATCAGATGGAACTGCACCCGGATCAATTGGGATTTTCAGCGGCACAACATGAGATGTTTCTACAAGCGATTCAGCATCCGCAAGGCATGATCCTGATCACCGGCCCGACAGGCAGTGGTAAAACGGTAACGCTCTATTCCGCACTAACTTGGCTCAACGATGAGTCTCGTAATATTTCAACCGTAGAAGATCCGATAGAAATCGCCCTCTCCGGTGTCAACCAGATTCAAGTGAACGAAAAAATAGGACTGTCATTTAGTCATATACTCCGAGCGTTGCTCCGGCAGGATCCTGACATTCTGATGATCGGTGAAATTCGTGATCCGGAAACCGCACAAATGGCATTTCGCGCAGCTCAGACCGGGCATCTGGTATTCTCAACGCTACATACCAATTCGGCATATGAGGCCCTGACCAGACTGATTTACATGGGACTGGAAACCTACCATATTCTCCCAACCATTCGTCTGGTAGTTGCTCAACGACTGCTTCGTAAACTTTGTCCGCACTGTAAGGTTGCAGTACAACTCGCACCGGAACTATGCCAGCGCTGGCCAATATTAAATGAAGGTTCGATTTATCAGCCATCACCGCAAGGCTGTCACGCCTGTATTGCCGGTTATCAAGGCCGCTTCAGCATTTATGACATGTACCATCCCAGCCAATTCTCGACATTCTCCGCTCAGACATCCCATCATCAGGAAGCTCACCAGCCGCTCCCGGGAAACAACACCACAGCAGGTCTTTGGCATGAAGGAATAGAGAAAGTCCGGCAGGGCGTGACGGCTTATGAAGAAATCGTCCGGGTGCTGGGAACACCACCGACGGCGGTGAGCACGCAAACATATGCCGTTTCACCACTTCAATACACCACCAACAGAGGAGATGATCATGCCACCGCCGACACCTGA
- a CDS encoding pilin, producing MMPSTAKQQRGFTLVELMIVVTIIGILSSIAVPAYQNYIQKSEVTAGISTTSALTTNIDLFIQENGRFPSATGLSDVGASATMSSLGTLSLLPDPEVAEQGSLLFEFNPTTSVAGKKVQWRKNPTTGWQCIQDTARQIKGCQKGTIM from the coding sequence ATGATGCCCTCAACAGCCAAACAACAACGTGGATTTACCCTCGTTGAATTAATGATTGTCGTCACCATTATCGGTATTTTGTCTTCGATTGCCGTACCGGCTTACCAGAACTATATCCAAAAATCAGAAGTCACCGCCGGTATCAGCACAACCAGTGCGCTCACCACCAATATCGATTTATTCATACAGGAAAACGGTCGATTTCCATCAGCAACCGGCCTGAGTGATGTCGGTGCAAGTGCCACGATGAGTTCACTGGGAACCTTATCGCTGCTCCCCGATCCCGAAGTTGCTGAGCAGGGCTCACTGTTATTCGAATTCAATCCCACAACATCTGTTGCCGGGAAAAAGGTCCAATGGCGTAAAAATCCAACCACCGGATGGCAATGCATTCAAGATACGGCCCGACAAATCAAAGGTTGCCAGAAAGGCACCATCATGTAA
- the nadC gene encoding carboxylating nicotinate-nucleotide diphosphorylase has product MKNSHNSQERLSYLKQQLPLDITRVVRETLYEDLGGTVDPNADITASLIPADQHNTATIITREAGVFCGQAWADEVFLQLGDSVTIEWHVQDGDRIEPNQTLCTLRGPSRILLTGERNAMNFIQTLSGCATKTSQYAAMLQGTQCRLLDTRKTVPGLRHALKYAVTCGGGLNHRIGVFDAYLIKENHIIACGGIAAAIATAKQRHPGKPVEVETESLEELQQAIEAGADIVMLDNFDCDMMKEAVRINAGRAALETSGNVTLTTIREYAMTGVDYISVGALTKHIQALDLSMRFQE; this is encoded by the coding sequence ATGAAAAACAGCCATAATAGTCAAGAACGCCTCAGCTACCTCAAACAGCAGTTGCCTCTCGATATTACTCGAGTCGTCAGAGAAACCCTTTATGAAGATCTGGGTGGAACCGTCGATCCAAATGCCGATATTACCGCCAGTCTGATTCCGGCCGATCAGCACAATACGGCGACGATCATCACTAGAGAAGCCGGTGTTTTTTGTGGTCAGGCATGGGCAGATGAAGTATTTCTACAACTTGGGGACAGCGTGACGATCGAATGGCATGTGCAGGATGGGGATCGGATTGAACCCAACCAAACGTTATGCACTCTACGCGGTCCATCCCGGATTCTACTGACCGGCGAACGCAACGCCATGAACTTTATTCAGACATTATCCGGCTGTGCCACTAAAACCTCCCAGTATGCCGCCATGCTTCAGGGAACCCAATGCCGCCTGCTCGATACCCGTAAAACAGTCCCCGGTCTGCGTCACGCCCTCAAATATGCCGTGACCTGCGGAGGTGGGTTGAATCATCGCATCGGTGTATTTGATGCATATCTGATTAAAGAAAATCATATTATCGCTTGTGGCGGGATTGCGGCAGCCATTGCCACGGCAAAACAACGTCATCCCGGTAAACCGGTCGAAGTTGAAACCGAATCCCTTGAAGAGTTACAACAAGCGATCGAAGCTGGCGCAGACATCGTTATGCTGGATAATTTTGACTGTGACATGATGAAAGAAGCAGTCCGTATCAATGCCGGCAGAGCCGCACTGGAAACGTCAGGCAATGTGACACTCACAACGATTCGTGAATATGCGATGACAGGAGTTGATTATATTTCTGTCGGAGCACTCACCAAACACATTCAGGCACTCGACTTGTCGATGCGTTTTCAGGAATAG
- the ampD gene encoding 1,6-anhydro-N-acetylmuramyl-L-alanine amidase AmpD, translated as MMIDSNGWYDKAQRVISPFYDQRESPEDISLLVIHNITLPPGQFGGPYIEQLFQGKLQASEHPFFQVIADFRVSAHCLIRRDGQVIQFVSFLDRAWHAGKSSFAGRPRCNDYSIGIELEGTELTAYTDAQYQSLATLTQDILMRYPQITEQRITGHQYIAPLRKTDPGLTFDWRRYRHMLKKP; from the coding sequence ATGATGATTGATTCGAATGGATGGTACGACAAGGCCCAGCGGGTGATTTCTCCGTTTTATGATCAACGGGAAAGCCCTGAGGATATCTCTCTGCTGGTGATCCACAATATCACTCTGCCACCGGGGCAATTTGGCGGACCTTATATTGAACAGTTGTTTCAGGGCAAACTGCAAGCGAGCGAACATCCTTTTTTTCAAGTTATTGCTGATTTTCGGGTCTCGGCGCACTGTCTGATCCGACGTGACGGGCAGGTGATTCAGTTTGTTTCTTTTCTCGATCGGGCCTGGCACGCCGGGAAGTCATCATTTGCCGGACGACCACGATGTAACGACTATTCAATCGGCATTGAATTGGAAGGAACCGAATTGACCGCTTATACCGATGCGCAGTATCAGTCTCTGGCGACGTTGACACAAGACATCCTGATGCGTTATCCGCAGATCACCGAGCAACGTATTACCGGGCATCAGTATATTGCACCGTTGCGCAAAACCGATCCGGGATTAACGTTTGACTGGCGGCGTTATCGACACATGCTGAAAAAACCATGA
- the fldB gene encoding flavodoxin FldB → MKIGLFYGSTTCYTEMAAEKIRAMIGEDIVDVYNVKDIPLTRMQDYDLLILGISTWDFGEIQEDWQAIWDKIQQPNLAGKYVALYGLGDQEGYGEWYLDAMGLLHDELKPCGVHFIGYWPNEGYQFDASKALTEDGRYFVGLALDEDSQYELSDERIANWCEQILVEYHDAL, encoded by the coding sequence ATGAAGATTGGTCTTTTCTACGGTTCCACTACCTGTTACACCGAAATGGCAGCAGAAAAAATTCGCGCAATGATCGGTGAAGATATCGTCGATGTATACAACGTGAAAGATATTCCGTTAACGCGAATGCAAGACTACGACTTACTGATCCTCGGGATCTCAACTTGGGATTTCGGCGAAATTCAGGAAGACTGGCAAGCCATTTGGGATAAAATTCAACAACCGAATCTGGCTGGCAAATATGTCGCACTCTATGGGCTTGGGGATCAGGAAGGCTATGGAGAATGGTATCTCGATGCCATGGGATTACTTCACGATGAACTGAAACCTTGTGGCGTCCATTTTATCGGCTATTGGCCGAATGAAGGCTATCAGTTTGATGCATCCAAAGCGTTGACTGAAGATGGCCGCTATTTTGTCGGTCTCGCACTGGATGAAGACTCTCAATACGAACTGAGTGACGAACGGATCGCCAACTGGTGTGAACAAATACTGGTTGAATATCATGATGCCCTCTAG
- the xerD gene encoding site-specific tyrosine recombinase XerD, which translates to MWMERGLSENTLASYRHDLEKLLRWMQGHNYRLASVLTPELQAFQAWLVDENYKQTSRARMLSAIRRLFQYLNREKVRTDDPSALLVTPKLPKRLPKDLSEAQVEALLDAPNPEDPVELRDKAMLELLYATGLRVTELVTLTMENISLRQGVVRVFGKGGKERLVPMGENAIEWIQTFLQQGRGILLGEHSSDVLFPSRRARQMTRQTFWYRIKYYAVQAGIDTEMLSPHVLRHAFATHLLNYGADLRVVQMLLGHSDLSTTQIYTHVATERLKQLHNEHHPRA; encoded by the coding sequence ATGTGGATGGAGCGTGGGTTATCAGAAAACACGCTGGCGTCTTATCGTCATGATTTGGAAAAACTGTTGCGTTGGATGCAGGGTCACAACTATCGGCTAGCCTCCGTTCTGACGCCTGAATTACAAGCGTTTCAGGCTTGGCTGGTGGATGAGAATTATAAACAGACATCCCGGGCCAGAATGCTTTCTGCGATTCGGCGTTTATTTCAATATCTGAATCGTGAAAAAGTCAGAACGGATGATCCGAGTGCGTTGTTGGTAACGCCAAAATTACCGAAACGCTTACCGAAAGATTTGAGTGAAGCTCAGGTAGAAGCCTTACTGGATGCCCCAAATCCTGAAGACCCTGTCGAGTTACGTGATAAAGCGATGCTTGAATTGCTGTATGCGACGGGATTACGGGTCACGGAACTGGTCACGCTGACGATGGAGAATATTAGTCTGAGGCAGGGAGTCGTCAGGGTTTTTGGTAAAGGTGGTAAGGAAAGACTGGTGCCAATGGGTGAAAATGCCATCGAGTGGATTCAGACTTTTTTACAGCAAGGGCGAGGAATTTTGTTGGGTGAGCATTCATCTGATGTGTTGTTTCCTAGCCGCAGGGCGCGTCAGATGACACGGCAGACATTCTGGTACCGGATTAAATATTACGCAGTTCAGGCGGGTATCGATACGGAAATGTTATCTCCTCATGTGCTACGACATGCATTTGCAACTCATTTACTGAACTATGGTGCAGATCTCAGAGTCGTACAGATGTTGTTGGGGCATAGTGACTTATCGACAACGCAAATTTATACTCATGTGGCGACTGAAAGATTAAAACAGCTCCACAACGAACATCATCCAAGGGCTTAG
- the dsbC gene encoding bifunctional protein-disulfide isomerase/oxidoreductase DsbC, protein MRAIRELILLGLVFFSLAASAADSFDKQALMQRFQSLGLSVKDVVPADVDGLVEIQTTNGVLFASPKGDYFIAGTLYKMKGNGQYEDVIAKRQAPINAKRIEQLKDQMIVYKADHEKYEVTVFTDITCGYCIRLHSQLKAYNDLGITIRYLAFPRQGPTGQVAEQMAAIWCDADPAKALNDAKINRDIPKPEGDISKCKKEVANHYQLGRELGISGTPAIFLPNGEMIGGYLPPDKLLERLKAI, encoded by the coding sequence ATGCGCGCAATCCGCGAATTAATTTTATTAGGTTTAGTATTTTTTTCTCTGGCAGCATCTGCCGCTGATTCATTTGATAAACAGGCATTAATGCAGCGATTCCAGTCGTTGGGATTGAGCGTTAAGGATGTTGTCCCTGCTGATGTTGATGGTCTGGTTGAAATTCAAACCACCAATGGTGTGCTGTTTGCATCTCCCAAGGGTGACTATTTCATTGCCGGAACCCTGTATAAAATGAAAGGCAACGGCCAGTATGAAGACGTGATTGCCAAACGTCAGGCCCCAATCAATGCCAAGCGTATTGAGCAGTTGAAAGATCAGATGATCGTGTATAAAGCGGATCATGAAAAATACGAGGTGACAGTGTTTACGGATATTACTTGTGGATATTGCATTCGTCTGCATAGCCAGTTGAAAGCGTACAATGATCTAGGCATTACAATCCGTTATCTGGCGTTCCCGCGTCAGGGGCCAACCGGACAGGTCGCCGAGCAGATGGCTGCGATTTGGTGTGACGCAGACCCGGCTAAGGCACTCAATGATGCCAAAATTAACCGTGATATTCCCAAGCCTGAAGGGGATATATCAAAATGCAAGAAAGAAGTGGCTAACCATTACCAACTGGGGCGGGAGCTGGGAATCAGCGGCACCCCGGCAATTTTCCTGCCAAACGGAGAAATGATTGGCGGTTACTTGCCACCAGATAAATTACTTGAGCGTTTAAAAGCGATTTAA
- the recJ gene encoding single-stranded-DNA-specific exonuclease RecJ, with product MIEVKRRPVADISLLPESIPPILRRLYIGRGVKDVSQLEKSAKSLHSYQLLDGIDRAVAILFDAIQRQQRIIVVGDFDADGATSSALSVLALRMMGSQQVDYLVPNRFDDGYGLSPEVVDQALAMNAEVIMTVDNGVSSIEGVRYAKQQGLTVIVTDHHLPGNVLPEADAMVNPNLPSCQFPSKSLAGVGVAFYLMMALCVAMRQRHWFAEHGIAEPKLMELLDLVALGTVADVVPLDENNRVLVYQGLQRIRAGHVRPGIQALIEVAKRNPRQLVAADFGFALGPRINAAGRLDDMSFGVELLLCDNIHAARRMASELDALNQTRKEIESGMKQEAVAFCERLKLGAGSELPFGIALFQHDWHQGVIGILASRIKDSYHRPVIAFADAGDGLLKGSCRSIPGLHMRDTLDLIDTRHPGLILKFGGHAMAAGLSIRASDFEHFSRQFDQIVRDSLDETALKGVLLSDGELLPEEFSMYTAEIIRAGGPWGQAFPEPVFDGEFKVLDQKLVAEKHLKLMLEPLHRGHTTHKMIDAIAFNVDVRRWPDRSVKTIHIVYKLDINEFRGNQSLQLIVDHIEAR from the coding sequence ATGATTGAAGTAAAAAGAAGACCTGTCGCTGATATTTCCTTGCTTCCGGAGAGCATTCCTCCGATTTTGAGACGTTTGTACATCGGTCGTGGCGTCAAAGATGTCAGTCAGTTGGAAAAAAGTGCCAAATCACTCCACAGTTATCAGTTGCTTGATGGCATTGATCGTGCCGTTGCAATTCTTTTTGATGCGATTCAGCGTCAACAGCGCATTATTGTTGTCGGGGATTTTGATGCTGACGGAGCGACCAGTTCTGCTTTATCGGTTCTGGCACTGCGCATGATGGGCAGTCAGCAGGTCGATTATTTGGTGCCCAATCGTTTTGATGATGGTTATGGTTTGAGCCCTGAGGTGGTCGATCAGGCACTGGCGATGAATGCTGAAGTGATTATGACTGTGGATAACGGTGTCTCGTCGATCGAAGGGGTTCGTTATGCCAAACAGCAAGGATTGACAGTGATCGTTACCGATCATCACCTGCCGGGTAATGTGTTGCCTGAAGCCGATGCTATGGTGAATCCGAATCTACCCAGTTGTCAGTTTCCTTCAAAATCACTGGCGGGGGTCGGCGTGGCTTTCTACCTGATGATGGCACTTTGTGTAGCGATGCGTCAGCGTCATTGGTTTGCAGAGCATGGCATTGCGGAGCCGAAATTAATGGAGCTGCTGGACTTGGTTGCACTGGGAACGGTCGCCGATGTCGTGCCATTGGATGAAAATAACCGCGTGTTGGTTTATCAGGGGTTACAGCGAATTCGGGCCGGGCATGTGCGGCCCGGCATTCAGGCTCTCATCGAAGTCGCGAAACGCAACCCCCGCCAACTGGTTGCTGCGGATTTCGGCTTCGCTTTAGGGCCGAGAATCAATGCCGCCGGGCGATTGGATGATATGTCGTTCGGGGTGGAATTATTATTATGTGACAACATCCATGCAGCGCGCAGAATGGCCAGTGAACTGGATGCGCTCAATCAGACCCGTAAAGAGATTGAGTCAGGTATGAAGCAGGAAGCCGTGGCATTCTGTGAGCGGCTGAAATTAGGGGCAGGAAGTGAGCTTCCTTTCGGTATTGCTTTGTTTCAACATGACTGGCATCAAGGGGTGATTGGGATTCTGGCCTCTCGAATTAAGGATTCTTATCACCGACCAGTGATTGCTTTTGCGGATGCCGGTGATGGTTTACTCAAAGGCTCTTGTCGTTCAATTCCCGGCTTGCATATGCGTGATACGCTGGACTTGATTGACACGCGTCACCCTGGTTTGATTCTGAAGTTTGGCGGTCATGCGATGGCTGCGGGGCTCTCGATCCGAGCCAGTGATTTTGAACATTTCTCCCGTCAGTTTGATCAGATTGTCCGCGATAGTCTTGATGAAACGGCGCTCAAAGGTGTGCTTTTATCTGACGGAGAACTGCTACCGGAAGAGTTTTCGATGTATACCGCGGAAATAATCAGAGCCGGAGGTCCTTGGGGACAGGCATTTCCTGAGCCAGTGTTTGATGGTGAATTTAAAGTGCTGGATCAGAAATTGGTCGCAGAGAAGCATTTAAAACTCATGCTTGAGCCGCTTCATCGGGGGCATACCACGCATAAAATGATTGATGCGATTGCGTTTAATGTTGATGTGCGTCGCTGGCCGGATCGGTCAGTCAAAACCATTCATATTGTTTATAAACTGGATATTAATGAATTTCGCGGGAACCAGTCACTCCAATTGATTGTCGATCATATAGAAGCACGTTAG
- the pdhR gene encoding pyruvate dehydrogenase complex transcriptional repressor PdhR — protein sequence MAYQRIRQPKLADVIEQELERLMVEGILAPGQQLPPERELARQFDVSRPSVREAIQRLEAKRLLTRRQGGGTFVTANIGTSFSDPLLDLLSSHSETQLDLLEARHALEGISAYFAALRGTEEDFVRIQACLEKISEKQIEKNIAEESSSVVEFLIALTEAAHNVVLLHIVRSLAPLLEQNVLQNFKLLHRRPEVVEKVSKHRASIVDAIVSGEPEKAREMSHSHLAYIEETLLDLTREQTRRERSLRRIQQGNKPD from the coding sequence ATGGCTTATCAAAGGATTCGTCAGCCGAAACTTGCCGACGTCATCGAGCAAGAACTGGAACGGCTGATGGTGGAAGGTATATTAGCGCCTGGGCAGCAACTTCCTCCAGAACGAGAACTAGCCCGACAGTTTGATGTCTCCCGTCCATCCGTCCGGGAAGCGATTCAACGGCTTGAAGCAAAGCGTTTGTTGACTCGCCGTCAGGGTGGGGGAACATTCGTGACTGCGAATATCGGGACGAGTTTCTCGGATCCTTTACTCGATTTACTATCCAGCCATTCTGAAACTCAATTAGATTTACTTGAAGCCCGCCATGCTTTGGAAGGGATATCTGCTTATTTTGCCGCTCTGCGCGGTACAGAAGAAGATTTCGTGCGAATTCAGGCTTGTCTGGAAAAGATTAGCGAAAAACAAATCGAAAAAAATATCGCGGAAGAATCATCCAGTGTTGTCGAATTTTTAATCGCATTGACTGAAGCTGCCCATAATGTGGTCCTGCTTCATATTGTTCGCAGTCTGGCACCGCTGCTTGAACAAAATGTATTACAGAATTTCAAATTATTACACCGCCGCCCTGAAGTGGTGGAGAAAGTGAGTAAACATAGGGCAAGTATCGTAGATGCTATCGTTTCCGGGGAGCCTGAAAAAGCTCGTGAAATGTCGCATTCTCATCTCGCCTATATTGAAGAAACACTGCTGGATCTCACGCGTGAACAGACTCGACGAGAACGTTCGTTACGCCGGATTCAGCAGGGTAATAAGCCTGACTGA